Below is a genomic region from Thermovirga sp..
GGCGCCCATGGCCTCCAAAGAGGCCCCACCCTCGTCCGCCTCAGCCGACAAAACGGTTTCACCGACAGCGGCGAAGAGGAACGCAAGGGACAGGACAACCGCTATTGCCACGAACCACCCTGGTCTCATGTTTTTCCTCCATCGACAGCCTACGGGAGTAGGCCTTGTATCACCATCAGTGACCGTGGGTGAAAACGATAAAGGACGCCAGCGCTACCCCTACCATGAAAGTCAGGAAGGAGTGGCGCTTTTCATGCTCCCTCGCCTCGGGGAGCAGGTGCGAGGCCGATACGTAGATAAGAACGCCCGACACGAAACCGAGGAGCATCCCCAGGACCTCTCCGCCCAGGGGAATGATAAAGGGATAGGCGATAAAGGCTCCGAGGGGAGTGGTCAGCGAAGCTATCAGGAAGGCGTAGACCATCGCGACCTTCTTATCCATTCCCCCCTTGATGAGCACAAGGTAGGTGATCGCCCCTTCGGCGAACTCGTGGATCACGAGCCCTCCCGCCGAAAGCACTCCGACCAGCACGCTCACCTTGAAGGTGATCGTGTAGACAAGACCATCCACGAAGGAATGGATCCCTATGCCCTGGGCGGCGGTGATCCCGAAGGCCAGGGCCTCCTCGTGGGTGAAATGCTTGATCACCTTGTTGGAAAAGAACATGAAAAGGAAACCGACAAGGGCCAGGAACCCCGCATGGGGGTACCTATGGATGGCCTCGGGCAACGCCAGCATCAGCGGCGTCGATATCAGGACGCCCGCGGCGAAACACATCAGGTAGGCCATTATTTTCTCGACCCGCTCCCTGTACCTGAAGACCATCAGGATTCCAAGAGAGTTTACGAAAGCAGCCAGAAAAGCGAAAAGGGCTATCCACGCGAAGGTCCCTCGCAATGTCCGCAACCCCCCTGCACCAGGTTCAATCCTTTACTATTGTAGATCCTATTTCCCCAACGGGGCATCATTTCCGCTCCCCGGACATGCCATTTCCCGCGGGGGCTTAGGATTTCCATCCTGCCACCGGTCCCGAGGCGATTTTCCTTTTCTTATGCTAGCATCGAATAGTCCCGAAGAATCACCTGGAGGAGGCCAGTTAATGAAGATACTTGCGCAGGACCACGGACCCGGAGCAGGCAGGACCATACCCGATAGGAGTGCCCTGGATAGAACCTGCCAGTGGGCTCTCGAGGACCTTTTCGCGGACAGGGCCGAGTGGGAAAAGGCCTTTGAAGAAACCGGGCCGCTAATGAACTCTCTCGAGGCTTTCAGGGGCGACCTCTCGACCTCACCCTCGAAACTGCTGGAGTGCCTCATGCTGCGTGACAGGCTGGGAGAATTGACCTCCAGGGTATATGCCTACGCCCACATGAAAAGCCACGAGGACACCAGGGACCACGACGGCCAGGCCCTCGCCGCGAGGGCGACGACCCTGGCCGTGGCGGCATCCCGTTCGGGGGCGTTCATCACCCCGGAAATACTGTCGATTCCCGAAGAGACCCTCTCGCATTACCTTGAAAAGGAAAAGGGCCTTGAAATTTACCGCTTCTTCCTTGAGGAGTTGCTGCGGAAGCGCGATCACGTTTTGTCCCCGAAGGAGGAGGAACTGCTGGCCGCTTCGGCAGAGCTCGCCCATGCCCCGGAAAATATCTTCTCCATGCTCACCAACGCCGACATAGCTTTCCCACCGATCCGCGACGAACTGGGCAGGGAGGTGCCCTTTTCGGAGGAACGTTTCGGCCCTTTCCTCCAGAGCGCCGACCGGAGGGTCAGGGAGGACGCCTACAAAAACCTTTACGGCGTCTACGGCCAGTACAGGAACACCCTTTCGGCTTCTCTTAACGCAGCGCTGCGGGCTTCGCTCTTCTATTCGCGGGTGAGGGGATTCGGCTCAAACCTCGAGGCGGCCCTGCACGAGGACGACATACCCATCTCCGTTTACGGCTCTCTGGTGGAAGGCGTCCGGGAGGGGCTCGATGCCCTCCACCGCTACGTGGATCTCAGGAGGAGGGTCCTGGGCATTTCCCCGGTAAGGATGTTCGACCTTTACGTCCCCCTGGTCGACGAGTACCGTCGTGAGATACCCTACCACGAAGCCATCGGGATGGTCCGGGAAGGACTCGCTCCCCTGGGAGAGGCTTACCTGGCCGCCCTCGAAGAGGGTTTCGCTAATCGATGGGCCGATGTCTACGAGAACAGGGGAAAACGGGGAGGAGCCTATTCCTGGGGAGCCTACCCCGTCCATCCCTACGTGCTTCTCAATTACAACGGCAAGATGAGGGATGTCTTCACCGTGGCCCACGAGATGGGACACGCTCTCCACAGGTACTTCTCGGACAGGAAACAACCCTACATCTATTCCGGCCACTCCATATTCATAGCTGAAGTAGCCTCCACCACCAACGAGGCACTCCTCCTGGATCACCTTATCGGTTTGGCTTCAAATCGTGACGAGAGGATATACTTCCTCAACTATAGGCTCGAACAGATCAGGACGACGGTTTTTCGCCAGACCCTCTTCGCCGAATACGAACGGGAGATCCATGAAAGGACCGAAAAGGGCGAGGCCCTGACGGCCGATGAGTTCTGCCGACTTTGGAGGGATCTCAACGCCGAGTACTACGGCCCAGCGGTGGAACTCAACGGTGAGATAGAGATGGAATGGGCGCGCATACCCCACTTCTATTCGCCCTTTTACGTTTACCAGTATGCTACGGGTTACTCGGCGGCGATAGCGCTTTCCAGGGGAATCCTCTTCGAGGGTGACGCCGCGGCGCACCGGTACATGCGTTTCCTGGAAAGGGGCAGCTCGGCGTCCGCCATGGAAGTCCTTCGTGACGCGGGAGTTGACATGGCCAACCCGGAACCGGTGAAAAAAACGGTGGACCTCTTCAGATCCACCGTGGAAGAACTGGAAACGCTCCTGGCCTGAAAAGGGAGTCGCGCCGGCGACCTTTCCCCGTCACTCGCCCGGGCCGAAAAGTTCATGAAAGATCTCTTCGACGGTTTCGATCCTGGTGATCTTCGCCACGTTGGAACCGCAAAAGAAAAGCCCCTCCTCCCAATTGCCCCGGAAAGCGTCTACCAGGGCCTGGGCTATGCAGAAGGCCTGCCTCTCGGTACGGTATGAGCAGTGGGAAAGGCAGTTGGCAAAACAGGGTTTACTCTCCACCGTCCCTTCCAGGTATTCCTCTATGAAGGGAGAACGGAGCACCCGCCCCGGGATCCCCACGGGGCTCTTGATGATTACCACGTCTTCCTCGCTAGCGTCGATGAGGGCCTGCTTGAACCTGGTATCGGCATCCCCCTCGGCCGTGGCGGCGAAGCGGGTACCCATCTGCACTCCCCTGGCTCCCAAGGCAAAGACCTCGTCCATATCGTGGCGGTTCCAGATCCCGCCAGCGCCGATGACGGGGATATCCTCCCCCAACTCTTCATCGAGATACCGAACCAGTTCCGGTATGACCGATTCCAGGGAATAGGCCTCGTCAAAGACTTGCTCCATCTTGGTCACGCCGAGGTGACCCCCGGCGTAAAGGGGGGTCTCAACTACCAGGGCATCGGGAAGACGCCCATAAAGCTTCTCCCAGCGTCGGATTATCAAGCTGGCTGCCTTGACGGAACTGACGATGGGAACGAGGGCCACATCGGGAAAGGCCGCGGTCAGTTCGGGGAGTTTCAAGGGCAGGCCCGCACCGGAGATGATAATATCTACACCGCCCTCACAGGCGGACCTCACATGGAGATCGTAGTCAGTGAGGGCGACCATGGCGTTGACGGCGATGATGCCCCCTTTGGAATTCCTCTTGGCTTCCTCCACATCCTGCCTGAGGACTACCTGGTTGGCCTCGAAATAGTTCCTGCCGTCGTAGATCTCGGAGGCCACCGCCAGGCCGACGCTGGCTATAGTACCGATGCCGCCCGCCCGGGCAACCGCTCCAGCCAGGCTGGGACCGGAAATGCGTACTCCCATGCCTCCCTGGATGAGTGGATACCGAGGGGAATGCTTCCCAATCTTTAGAACCGGTAAGGGGTTTGCCAATATCAACGCTCCCTTGAAAAAGTTGGATTCTTTACAAGACGACCGGTTCATTCTACAGCAAAGGCCATAGAAACGGTACCGCTGCTGGGTTTGGACCCATACTTTTTCCGGTATTTTTCCAGCTCCTCCTTCATGTCCTGGAAACCCGACATGACCCGGGAGACGTACTTATTCCCGATACGGCCAAGGTACCGGAACAGGGCCTTATCCATATCCCCGCCGCAGGACTTAAGGTACCAGGAAAATATGTAGGTGCCGGCAAGGACGTTGTTTCGCGGCTGCAAAAGGTCTTCAAGGGAATTTATCGCTTGAAAGGCCTTGGTCAGCCCCTTTCGGTGGGCCTTCCAGTTCACCTGCATCAATCCATAGGCGTGGCGCGAGCGAGCGTTCTGCCGGACCGTTGATTCCCTGATGATTATCGAGGCAACCATGAAGGGATCCACGCCGAACTCCCCGGCGGCCTCAAGCACATGGGAAGCGTATTTCGCGGCCGTCGACTTGTCGAGACTCTTGTTAGCCCGAGTAAAGGCCGACACTATGACCTCCGTCTCGAGACACGGCAACATCACTTCATCAGCCTGGGGAGTCGGTTCGGGCAACTCGAGTCGGTCGTACCTCTCTCCCTCCGCTGAAGCCGGACCAGGCGCCGTTGAGGCAAAGTTCAAGGTCAACGCCAGAAAAACCAGCAGCGAAATCGGTCGGACATTCGTTCCCATCTATCCCCCGCCTTTCCCTTTTCGCTTGAACTTGGAGCAACCCCGGAGGAACGATGAAAAGAAGATATACTAACCGGGCCGGAACCGCAACCTTGCGGGAACGTACCCTGGAAAGCCATCCGGCATCACCCGGTGGGGAAACAGAAACGGCCGTCCCTTCACGGGGCGGCCGTAAATTGTGAGGTGGTGCGGAGGGGGAGACTTGAACTCCCACAGCCCGAAAGCCACTAGGCCCTCAACCTAGCGCGTCTACCTGTTCCGCCACCCCCGCGCCTTCAAGTTGCGAACGCATTATATTCAAGACTAAGAGACGCGTCAAGGAAAACTGGAGAGGGTGTCGCCGGACAGCGATAATGTCACCCCTTAAGGGGACAGGGAAAATGTCACCCCCCCTGGGTTTTGATAGAGAATGTATCCCATGAAGAACGAGGGTGACATCAGGTTGTCCATCAAGCAGGCGC
It encodes:
- a CDS encoding nitronate monooxygenase, with translation MNRSSCKESNFFKGALILANPLPVLKIGKHSPRYPLIQGGMGVRISGPSLAGAVARAGGIGTIASVGLAVASEIYDGRNYFEANQVVLRQDVEEAKRNSKGGIIAVNAMVALTDYDLHVRSACEGGVDIIISGAGLPLKLPELTAAFPDVALVPIVSSVKAASLIIRRWEKLYGRLPDALVVETPLYAGGHLGVTKMEQVFDEAYSLESVIPELVRYLDEELGEDIPVIGAGGIWNRHDMDEVFALGARGVQMGTRFAATAEGDADTRFKQALIDASEEDVVIIKSPVGIPGRVLRSPFIEEYLEGTVESKPCFANCLSHCSYRTERQAFCIAQALVDAFRGNWEEGLFFCGSNVAKITRIETVEEIFHELFGPGE
- a CDS encoding ZIP family metal transporter encodes the protein MVFRYRERVEKIMAYLMCFAAGVLISTPLMLALPEAIHRYPHAGFLALVGFLFMFFSNKVIKHFTHEEALAFGITAAQGIGIHSFVDGLVYTITFKVSVLVGVLSAGGLVIHEFAEGAITYLVLIKGGMDKKVAMVYAFLIASLTTPLGAFIAYPFIIPLGGEVLGMLLGFVSGVLIYVSASHLLPEAREHEKRHSFLTFMVGVALASFIVFTHGH
- the pepF gene encoding oligoendopeptidase F, coding for MKILAQDHGPGAGRTIPDRSALDRTCQWALEDLFADRAEWEKAFEETGPLMNSLEAFRGDLSTSPSKLLECLMLRDRLGELTSRVYAYAHMKSHEDTRDHDGQALAARATTLAVAASRSGAFITPEILSIPEETLSHYLEKEKGLEIYRFFLEELLRKRDHVLSPKEEELLAASAELAHAPENIFSMLTNADIAFPPIRDELGREVPFSEERFGPFLQSADRRVREDAYKNLYGVYGQYRNTLSASLNAALRASLFYSRVRGFGSNLEAALHEDDIPISVYGSLVEGVREGLDALHRYVDLRRRVLGISPVRMFDLYVPLVDEYRREIPYHEAIGMVREGLAPLGEAYLAALEEGFANRWADVYENRGKRGGAYSWGAYPVHPYVLLNYNGKMRDVFTVAHEMGHALHRYFSDRKQPYIYSGHSIFIAEVASTTNEALLLDHLIGLASNRDERIYFLNYRLEQIRTTVFRQTLFAEYEREIHERTEKGEALTADEFCRLWRDLNAEYYGPAVELNGEIEMEWARIPHFYSPFYVYQYATGYSAAIALSRGILFEGDAAAHRYMRFLERGSSASAMEVLRDAGVDMANPEPVKKTVDLFRSTVEELETLLA
- a CDS encoding lytic transglycosylase domain-containing protein; amino-acid sequence: MGTNVRPISLLVFLALTLNFASTAPGPASAEGERYDRLELPEPTPQADEVMLPCLETEVIVSAFTRANKSLDKSTAAKYASHVLEAAGEFGVDPFMVASIIIRESTVRQNARSRHAYGLMQVNWKAHRKGLTKAFQAINSLEDLLQPRNNVLAGTYIFSWYLKSCGGDMDKALFRYLGRIGNKYVSRVMSGFQDMKEELEKYRKKYGSKPSSGTVSMAFAVE